In Candidatus Eremiobacteraceae bacterium, a single window of DNA contains:
- a CDS encoding ornithine cyclodeaminase family protein has translation MLTLDEAQVASLFTMQDAIDTVERALHAQAERRAIFPLRGVVANSDGLLASMPGTIASDPAALGSKLVSVFAGNAQRGEHTHQALIALFDPSTGRPAALMDGRLITELRTAAVSAVATRALAAETARTLAIIGTGVQALAHARALALVANLDDIRVWGHNRLRAETLVRQLCAEGMQARAPDTSDEACRDAHIVCTVTSSPVPVVSSGSIAPGTHVNAVGACTPHAREIPPELMALASIFVDSIDGALHEAGDIVLAMRDGALPAAPRLTLLCDVVAGRTVGRTAPEEITLFESLGIAIEDLACAALVYERAVERGTGTTVDL, from the coding sequence TTGCTGACGCTTGACGAGGCACAGGTCGCCTCGCTGTTCACCATGCAGGACGCGATCGACACGGTCGAGCGGGCGCTGCACGCCCAAGCGGAGCGGCGCGCGATCTTCCCGCTGCGCGGCGTCGTCGCCAACTCAGATGGTCTGCTCGCCTCGATGCCGGGTACGATCGCATCCGATCCGGCAGCGCTCGGCTCGAAGCTGGTCAGCGTCTTCGCAGGCAACGCGCAACGCGGCGAGCACACGCACCAAGCGCTGATCGCGCTCTTCGATCCCAGCACAGGTCGGCCCGCCGCGCTCATGGATGGCCGGCTGATCACCGAGTTGCGCACCGCCGCGGTGTCCGCGGTCGCCACGCGCGCGCTGGCCGCCGAGACGGCGCGCACGCTTGCGATCATCGGGACCGGCGTACAGGCGCTCGCACATGCGCGCGCACTCGCTCTCGTGGCGAACCTGGACGACATCCGCGTGTGGGGGCACAACCGTCTGCGCGCGGAGACGCTCGTGCGCCAGCTGTGCGCGGAGGGCATGCAGGCGCGCGCGCCGGACACAAGCGACGAGGCGTGCCGCGATGCCCACATCGTCTGCACGGTGACGTCGTCCCCCGTGCCGGTCGTCAGCAGCGGCAGCATCGCTCCGGGCACCCACGTCAATGCGGTCGGCGCATGCACGCCGCACGCGCGCGAGATCCCGCCCGAGCTGATGGCGCTCGCATCGATCTTCGTCGACTCGATCGACGGCGCGCTGCACGAGGCGGGCGACATCGTCCTCGCGATGCGCGATGGCGCCCTACCCGCCGCGCCACGGCTGACGTTGCTGTGCGACGTCGTCGCGGGCAGGACGGTCGGGCGCACCGCGCCGGAGGAGATCACGCTGTTCGAATCGCTCGGCATCGCGATCGAGGACCTCGCGTGCGCGGCGCTGGTCTACGAGCGCGCCGTCGAGCGCGGCACCGGTACCACCGTCGACCTCTAG
- a CDS encoding MaoC family dehydratase yields the protein MKAPEIGASAQISKTIDEAAVAAFAAVSGDTNPMHLSADFARHTRYKRPIAHGMLTATLISAVIGTKLPGPGCIYVSQTLYFRRPVFVGDRITATVTVTAIAADEPLLTLRTQCANQAAHIVLDGEARVLLDDLADA from the coding sequence GTGAAGGCGCCGGAGATCGGAGCCAGCGCCCAGATCAGCAAGACCATCGACGAGGCGGCCGTCGCCGCCTTTGCCGCCGTCTCGGGCGACACCAATCCGATGCACCTGTCCGCGGACTTCGCGCGCCACACCCGCTACAAACGTCCGATCGCGCACGGCATGCTCACCGCGACGCTCATCTCCGCGGTCATCGGCACCAAGCTTCCAGGTCCGGGCTGCATCTACGTTTCGCAAACGCTCTATTTCCGCAGGCCTGTCTTCGTCGGCGATCGCATCACCGCGACGGTGACCGTCACCGCGATCGCGGCCGACGAGCCGCTCCTCACCCTGCGCACGCAATGCGCGAATCAAGCCGCTCACATCGTGCTCGACGGCGAGGCGCGCGTGCTGTTGGACGATCTTGCTGACGCTTGA
- a CDS encoding thiolase family protein — translation MSETFVAAAVRSPIGKFGGALKDVSPVDLGAHAMKAVLDKAGVRGDDLDLFIFGNVLRAGFGQLVPRQAAIKAGIPDTIDGYAVDMVCASGMQAVMNASNLIKLDDADVVLAGGFESMSQAAFTISARARWGYKTLLGAPEQVGDVMVVDGLTDPLTGEGMGIQTERLAREFEVTRDQLDQIALWSQQRAHAATQNGAFAREIAPVTLEGRKGPTVVDQDEGIRADTTAQGLASLRPAFSKDGVLTAGNSSQLSDGSSALVLASAAGVKKHSLEPQARILGAAWAAGPGYRFPEAPVPAVKRLLEKLHMKIDDFDLFENNEAYALNNVLYHELLDVPYEKLNVNGGAIALGHPLGSSGSRIIVTLLNALSQSGGKRGIASICHGTGGATAIALERV, via the coding sequence ATGTCAGAGACGTTCGTGGCTGCGGCGGTACGCAGCCCAATCGGCAAGTTCGGCGGCGCGCTCAAGGACGTGTCGCCGGTGGATCTCGGCGCACACGCTATGAAGGCCGTGCTTGACAAAGCGGGCGTGCGCGGCGACGACCTCGATCTATTCATCTTCGGCAACGTGCTGCGCGCCGGCTTCGGCCAATTGGTCCCCCGCCAAGCCGCTATCAAAGCGGGCATTCCCGACACGATTGACGGCTACGCGGTGGACATGGTCTGCGCGTCCGGCATGCAAGCCGTCATGAACGCGAGCAACCTCATCAAGCTCGACGATGCCGATGTCGTCCTCGCCGGCGGTTTCGAGTCGATGTCGCAAGCTGCATTCACCATCTCGGCCCGCGCGCGTTGGGGCTACAAGACGCTGCTCGGCGCGCCCGAGCAGGTCGGCGACGTCATGGTCGTCGACGGTCTCACCGATCCGCTGACCGGCGAGGGCATGGGCATCCAGACCGAACGGCTCGCGCGCGAGTTCGAGGTCACGCGCGACCAGCTCGACCAAATCGCGTTATGGTCGCAGCAGCGGGCGCACGCGGCGACGCAAAACGGCGCCTTCGCGCGCGAGATCGCTCCCGTCACGCTCGAAGGGCGCAAGGGCCCGACGGTCGTGGATCAAGATGAAGGCATCCGAGCCGACACGACGGCGCAAGGGCTCGCTTCGCTGCGCCCTGCGTTTTCCAAAGACGGGGTGCTCACCGCCGGCAACTCGAGCCAGCTCTCCGACGGATCGTCGGCGCTCGTGCTGGCCAGCGCGGCAGGTGTGAAAAAGCACAGCCTTGAGCCGCAAGCGCGCATCCTAGGCGCGGCCTGGGCCGCCGGCCCCGGCTATCGGTTCCCAGAAGCGCCGGTGCCCGCGGTGAAGCGGCTGCTCGAGAAGCTGCACATGAAGATCGACGACTTCGACCTGTTCGAGAACAACGAAGCCTACGCGCTCAACAACGTGCTCTATCACGAGCTGCTCGACGTGCCCTACGAGAAGCTCAACGTGAATGGGGGCGCCATCGCGCTCGGCCATCCGCTCGGATCGTCCGGCTCGCGCATCATCGTGACGCTGCTCAACGCGTTGTCGCAGTCGGGCGGCAAGCGCGGTATCGCCTCTATCTGTCACGGGACCGGCGGGGCGACGGCGATCGCGCTCGAGCGCGTGTGA
- a CDS encoding YmdB family metallophosphoesterase translates to MRLLFFGDIVGPRAVAALSERIPGWRREHAIDAVVANAENAVVSRPSDPRTGFGMSAQAVEALLEAGVDVITGGNHSWDAPDRESVLDSARVLRPHNVVGALPGHGVVEFTAGSQPLTIINLIGESAAGERYTVSNPLAAFEGLALGHARVLVDFHSDSVTEKQTFAHAVDGRVAAVLGTHTHEPTSLLHTLARGSIFVAEVGMVGPLGGVQGIAPEFFVREMREFREPHHFELARGALTLGAVLLEIGEDGVNSAARFAPRDWP, encoded by the coding sequence ATGCGACTTCTGTTCTTCGGCGATATCGTGGGGCCACGCGCGGTCGCCGCGCTGAGCGAGCGCATCCCAGGCTGGCGGCGCGAGCACGCGATCGACGCCGTCGTCGCCAACGCCGAAAACGCCGTCGTCAGCCGCCCTTCCGACCCCAGGACCGGCTTCGGCATGAGCGCGCAGGCAGTCGAAGCTTTGCTCGAGGCAGGCGTCGACGTGATCACCGGCGGCAATCACTCGTGGGATGCGCCGGATCGCGAAAGCGTGCTCGATTCAGCGCGCGTGCTGCGTCCGCATAACGTCGTCGGCGCGTTGCCGGGGCACGGCGTGGTGGAGTTCACAGCCGGCTCGCAACCGCTGACGATCATCAATCTCATAGGAGAATCCGCGGCCGGAGAGCGCTACACCGTGTCGAATCCGCTTGCCGCGTTCGAAGGGCTCGCGCTTGGGCACGCTCGCGTGCTCGTGGACTTCCATTCAGACTCGGTGACCGAGAAACAGACCTTCGCGCACGCGGTCGACGGCAGGGTCGCCGCGGTCCTCGGCACGCACACGCACGAGCCGACGTCGCTGCTGCACACGCTTGCGCGCGGTAGCATATTCGTGGCCGAGGTCGGGATGGTGGGGCCGCTGGGCGGCGTGCAGGGCATCGCCCCGGAGTTCTTCGTACGCGAGATGCGCGAGTTCAGGGAGCCGCATCATTTCGAGCTGGCTCGAGGCGCACTGACATTGGGCGCGGTGTTGCTGGAGATCGGCGAGGATGGCGTGAATTCGGCGGCGCGGTTCGCGCCGCGCGATTGGCCGTGA